The Gemmatimonadota bacterium genome includes the window CATTGTTTCCGGTGGACCCGGTCCGCCGATTCGATCCGGCTCCGGGGCTCGACCTCAAGGGCGTTGGCGTCGCCTCGCTGGGCGCCGCCGCTCAGATGTATGCCGGTCTCGGCTATCCCCGGTTCGATGGCTCCAACAACTGGGTCATCAGTGGCAAACGGACCGCCACCGGCAAGCCGTTACTCGCCAACGATCCGCACCGGGCGGTGACGTTACCGTCGCTTCGCTACCTCACCCACTTGGTCGGACCCGGGTGGAATGTGATCGGCGCCGGCGAGCCAGCCCTGCCGGGGGTGGCCGGAGGCCACAACGAGCGGATTGCCTTCGGATTCACGATCGTCGGGATGGACCAGCAGGATGTGTACATCGAGAAACTCGGGCCCTGTCCGCGGGCGGCCGCCAAGCGGTGTTACTGGAACCGAGGGGCGTGGAAGCCGGTGACCGTTCTTCGGGACACGATTCCGGTCAAAGGCGAACCGGCCCGGCCGGTCGACCTCGAATTCACCGAGCACGGGCCGATCGTGAACGTGGACTCGACCGGCACCAAGGGGTTCGTGATCCGGTTCGTGGGGACCGAGCCGGGAACGGCCGGGTATCTGGCCCAGATCTCGATCAATCGGGCCCGCGATTGGCCGACGTTCAAGGCGGCGGCCTATCGGTGGCGCCTCCCGACCGAGAACATGATCTACGCCGATGTCGACGGCAACATCGGGTGGATCGCGGCGGGGCTCAACCCGAACCGGACCTGGAGTGGCCTGTTGCCAGTGCCGGGCGATGGCCGATTCGAGTGGCGGGGTTTTCTGCCGTTTTCGAAATTGCCGCAGTCGTTCAACCCAGCCAATGGCATCATTGCCACGTCCAACAACAACATCATGCCGAAGGGCTATCCCCACCAACTCAACTATGAGTGGGCCACTTCCTACCGGGCCGATCGGGTCACCAGCCAGTTAGGCTCCCGCTCCGACTGGACCAGAGCCGGTTTCGAGCAGCTCCAGCACGACGAGCATTCGTTGGCCGCCGAGGCGTTGGTCCCCGAGCTTCTTGGTGCCGCGAAGCGACGGGGCGTGTCTGGACCGGCGGTTTCGCTGCTCGGCCAGTGGGACTTCGTGATGCGGAAGGACGCCGCCCAGCCGTTGGTCTACATTGCTTGGCTCCGGGCCCTGGGCCCGATGGTCTATCAGCCGTTGTTGGGAGACAAGGTTGGCCGGCAGCGCGGCCGGGAATGGGACCTGCCGCTGTTGATCCGTCTCATCAAGCACCCGGTTCGGGCGGCGGCTCGCGACTCGGTGGTGCTGGCGGCGCTCGACGAGGCGATGGCCAATCTCACTAAGGAGTTCGGCACCGATCCGGCGTCCTGGCGCTACGGATCGGTCCATGTCGCCAACTTCAGGCACCCCCTGTCGAATGCCTTTGATCTGGCGGCGGCCACCCGGGGCGGCGATGACAACACCGTCAACATGACGGGTGGC containing:
- a CDS encoding penicillin acylase family protein, which gives rise to MTLRLRFLALVALGGAVPVSAQGLLDSARTRLAKIDGQMDVAGLDSTVEVRRDRWGVPHIYAKTVHDLFFAQGFVAAQDRLFQMEMWRRQGEGRLAEVLGKGSVERDKFARLFKYRGDMAREWNSYAPDAREIVAAFVDGVNGYIREVRDHPPIEFALLNFKPEPWAYDVPLQRMAALSMTSNALTEVDRANLINVYGLAKVETLFPVDPVRRFDPAPGLDLKGVGVASLGAAAQMYAGLGYPRFDGSNNWVISGKRTATGKPLLANDPHRAVTLPSLRYLTHLVGPGWNVIGAGEPALPGVAGGHNERIAFGFTIVGMDQQDVYIEKLGPCPRAAAKRCYWNRGAWKPVTVLRDTIPVKGEPARPVDLEFTEHGPIVNVDSTGTKGFVIRFVGTEPGTAGYLAQISINRARDWPTFKAAAYRWRLPTENMIYADVDGNIGWIAAGLNPNRTWSGLLPVPGDGRFEWRGFLPFSKLPQSFNPANGIIATSNNNIMPKGYPHQLNYEWATSYRADRVTSQLGSRSDWTRAGFEQLQHDEHSLAAEALVPELLGAAKRRGVSGPAVSLLGQWDFVMRKDAAQPLVYIAWLRALGPMVYQPLLGDKVGRQRGREWDLPLLIRLIKHPVRAAARDSVVLAALDEAMANLTKEFGTDPASWRYGSVHVANFRHPLSNAFDLAAATRGGDDNTVNMTGGPGWLQSSGATYRGIFDAADWDNSVATSVPGQSGQPGSPFYDNLLPLWTNYQYFPLAYTRGAVERETKHVLMLNPTRSAR